The Litchfieldia alkalitelluris genome has a window encoding:
- a CDS encoding beta-glucosidase, with protein MTVTKQDRLAYTNKAQEIVDQMSLEEKVYLMSGKMPFEELMEDIAKGHHYNWYPYPAGGNERLGIPEMKFVDGPRGVVSGNSTCFPVSMSRGATFDKDLEERIGQAIGKEIRAHGGNLFGGVCINLPRNPGWGRSQEVYGEDSFQLGAMGSALVKGVQKEHVIACVKHYAFNSMENARFKVNVKADKRTEREVYLAHFKDCVDAGAASIMSAYNLYQGTYCGHSDYLLNQVLKDEWGFDGFVISDFIWGVKDTVEAANGGMDIEMCHTKFFGEPLVQAVKSGKVSEEKINAAAIRIVRTLLAFTEADNKVYSKELIGSKEHIALALEAAEKSMTLLQNKDHVLPFSKKDTKKVAIIGNLGNQGNIGDHGSSRVFPDYIVTPLEGIKTLLPHTEVIFEDGSNIEKAKKLAKEADAVVFVVGYNHDDEGEFINNPDEDVDALGDGDAGFGAGGDRKTSLGLHNSDIELLKVVGPENRNSAAVLIGGNMIMIEEWKQDISAILMAYYPGMEGGTALAKTLFGEVNPSGKLPFVLPKQESDLPQIDWEANEITYSYYHGYTKLEKEGVEPSLPFGFGLSYTTFDLSEAEFGVEDDSIFATCKVENTGEFEGAEVVQLYVGFRNSKIDRPVKVLRGFERVTLTPGEQQVVKITCPIEKLKWFNNETNSWELEEMEYEIYIGNSSSSQHLLEGKLRLTKN; from the coding sequence ATGACAGTAACAAAACAAGATCGATTAGCTTATACTAACAAGGCTCAAGAAATTGTAGATCAAATGTCATTAGAAGAAAAAGTATACTTAATGAGTGGAAAAATGCCTTTCGAAGAATTAATGGAAGACATAGCAAAAGGTCATCACTACAACTGGTATCCTTATCCTGCAGGTGGAAACGAACGTTTGGGAATTCCTGAAATGAAGTTTGTTGACGGTCCTCGTGGTGTGGTTTCAGGAAATAGTACTTGTTTCCCTGTTTCAATGTCTAGGGGAGCAACCTTTGATAAAGATTTAGAAGAGCGAATTGGTCAAGCAATTGGTAAAGAGATTCGAGCACATGGTGGGAACCTCTTTGGCGGAGTTTGTATAAATCTCCCTCGTAATCCTGGATGGGGAAGGAGCCAGGAGGTGTATGGAGAAGACTCTTTCCAATTGGGTGCAATGGGCTCTGCGCTAGTAAAAGGTGTACAAAAGGAACATGTCATTGCATGTGTTAAACATTATGCATTTAATAGTATGGAGAATGCTAGATTTAAAGTAAACGTTAAAGCAGATAAAAGAACAGAGCGTGAGGTTTATTTAGCTCATTTTAAGGATTGTGTTGATGCTGGTGCAGCTAGTATTATGAGTGCCTATAATTTGTATCAAGGTACATATTGTGGACATAGCGATTACCTTCTAAATCAAGTATTAAAAGATGAATGGGGCTTTGATGGATTTGTCATAAGTGATTTTATCTGGGGTGTTAAGGATACTGTAGAAGCAGCCAATGGCGGCATGGATATTGAGATGTGTCACACTAAATTTTTTGGTGAACCACTTGTACAAGCTGTTAAATCTGGCAAAGTAAGCGAAGAAAAAATCAATGCAGCTGCAATTAGAATCGTTCGAACTTTGCTAGCTTTTACTGAAGCAGACAATAAGGTATATAGTAAAGAATTGATTGGTAGTAAAGAACATATTGCTTTAGCTTTAGAAGCAGCAGAAAAATCAATGACACTATTACAAAACAAGGATCATGTATTGCCATTTTCTAAAAAGGATACGAAAAAGGTGGCAATCATCGGAAATCTAGGGAACCAGGGAAATATTGGTGACCATGGATCAAGTAGAGTATTCCCAGATTACATCGTTACACCTCTAGAAGGAATAAAAACACTATTACCACATACAGAAGTGATATTTGAAGATGGTTCCAATATAGAAAAAGCAAAAAAACTAGCAAAAGAAGCAGATGCTGTTGTATTTGTGGTTGGATATAATCATGATGATGAAGGTGAATTTATCAATAATCCAGATGAAGATGTTGATGCACTTGGAGATGGGGACGCTGGCTTTGGTGCTGGTGGTGATCGTAAAACATCTCTAGGTCTTCACAACAGTGATATCGAATTACTAAAAGTTGTAGGGCCTGAGAATCGTAATTCTGCCGCAGTTTTAATTGGTGGAAATATGATTATGATTGAAGAATGGAAGCAAGATATTTCTGCTATTTTAATGGCATACTACCCAGGGATGGAAGGTGGAACAGCGCTAGCAAAAACCTTATTTGGTGAAGTTAACCCAAGTGGTAAATTGCCATTTGTTTTACCAAAACAGGAAAGCGACTTACCACAAATAGACTGGGAGGCAAATGAGATTACCTATAGTTATTATCACGGATATACAAAATTAGAGAAAGAAGGAGTAGAACCTTCTTTGCCGTTTGGATTTGGTTTGTCTTACACCACATTTGATCTGTCAGAAGCCGAATTTGGTGTTGAAGACGATTCTATTTTTGCAACATGCAAAGTTGAGAACACCGGCGAATTTGAGGGAGCAGAAGTAGTTCAGTTATACGTAGGCTTTAGAAATTCAAAAATAGACAGACCTGTGAAAGTATTACGTGGCTTTGAAAGAGTAACTCTTACTCCTGGTGAACAACAAGTTGTTAAAATAACATGTCCAATTGAAAAACTAAAGTGGTTTAACAATGAAACAAATAGCTGGGAACTAGAAGAAATGGAATATGAAATCTACATTGGTAATAGTAGCTCAAGCCAACATCTACTTGAGGGTAAACTTAGATTAACTAAAAACTAA
- a CDS encoding transcriptional regulator SplA domain-containing protein — translation MDTLDPKDAKPGDEVFVIYNNPHTPTVSNIVSAEIVQHPHDPNRTALFLHETFHTIEDDDAIFTSEASATQAYNEMYGDHDFNL, via the coding sequence ATGGATACATTAGATCCAAAAGATGCAAAACCAGGGGATGAGGTGTTCGTCATCTATAATAATCCCCATACACCAACAGTTTCTAATATAGTTTCAGCTGAAATCGTCCAGCATCCCCATGACCCGAACCGTACAGCTTTATTTTTGCATGAAACCTTCCACACGATTGAGGATGACGATGCTATATTTACTTCCGAAGCATCTGCTACACAAGCGTATAATGAAATGTATGGAGATCATGATTTTAATTTATAA
- a CDS encoding HAD hydrolase-like protein — protein MLKYIIFDFDGTIADSKKAFVASWNSLADTHKFSKIKDSQLDELKKLSIKERGKLLNFPLYKLPIVLPQFYKSYRNSMHEITLFNGIRELLYQLECKGYNTAIISSNSKDNISTFLKQNQIENVTTILCSSSIFGKDKLINKFLKENNLTSNEVIYVGDEHRDIVACKKTGVKIIWVGWGYDSIEVVQQANPDYKVNAPKEILEIV, from the coding sequence TTGTTAAAGTATATTATTTTTGATTTCGACGGGACCATTGCTGATTCTAAAAAGGCTTTTGTTGCAAGTTGGAACAGTCTCGCAGATACACATAAATTTTCAAAAATAAAAGATTCGCAACTAGATGAGTTAAAAAAACTGTCAATTAAGGAAAGAGGCAAATTATTAAATTTCCCTTTATATAAATTACCCATAGTGTTACCTCAATTTTACAAGTCATACCGTAACTCAATGCATGAAATTACTTTATTCAATGGAATAAGGGAGCTGTTATACCAACTCGAATGTAAAGGTTATAACACTGCCATCATCTCTTCGAACTCAAAGGATAATATTTCAACATTTTTAAAACAAAACCAAATAGAAAATGTCACAACCATTCTTTGTTCTAGTAGTATTTTTGGTAAAGATAAATTAATTAATAAATTCTTAAAAGAAAATAATCTAACATCAAATGAAGTAATTTATGTTGGGGATGAACATCGAGATATTGTAGCTTGCAAAAAAACTGGAGTTAAAATCATATGGGTTGGATGGGGATACGATTCCATTGAAGTTGTTCAACAAGCTAATCCAGACTATAAAGTGAATGCACCAAAAGAGATATTAGAAATTGTATAA
- the yyaC gene encoding spore protease YyaC, with protein sequence MLYQSKDDKQVRLRTVIPFENKLAPLLIRDALHSLIPDGTDHIFVVGIGSNLISGDSLGPFVGTLLEELYPNHLTVVGNLRYPLDATTLVPVFSNKTLPKNSFVICIDSVLGTKNIVNSIVVQNGSFSPGVGLNQRLPSLGDCSIMGVVLENDSNLEHNLLYTNLHLIYTMATNIAKGISLAIRQYYRYPSNGPILN encoded by the coding sequence ATGCTATATCAATCAAAAGACGACAAGCAGGTTAGACTGCGTACAGTAATTCCATTTGAGAATAAGCTTGCACCTCTGCTGATTAGAGATGCGCTGCATTCACTCATTCCAGACGGAACTGATCATATATTTGTAGTGGGTATAGGATCTAATTTAATAAGTGGGGACAGCTTAGGGCCATTTGTTGGGACATTATTAGAAGAGTTATATCCGAACCATTTAACAGTAGTGGGAAATCTGCGCTACCCTCTTGATGCAACAACCTTAGTTCCTGTATTTTCAAATAAAACTTTACCCAAGAATAGTTTTGTCATTTGCATCGACAGTGTCTTGGGGACAAAGAATATCGTAAATTCAATTGTCGTTCAAAATGGCTCCTTTAGTCCTGGTGTTGGACTAAATCAAAGACTTCCATCTCTAGGGGATTGTAGTATTATGGGTGTTGTTCTTGAAAATGATTCTAACTTAGAACACAACCTTTTATATACAAATTTACATCTTATCTATACAATGGCTACGAATATCGCTAAAGGAATTTCATTGGCAATAAGGCAATATTATAGATATCCATCAAATGGTCCTATTCTAAACTAA